A single Bufo bufo chromosome 6, aBufBuf1.1, whole genome shotgun sequence DNA region contains:
- the CSNK2A1 gene encoding LOW QUALITY PROTEIN: casein kinase II subunit alpha (The sequence of the model RefSeq protein was modified relative to this genomic sequence to represent the inferred CDS: deleted 1 base in 1 codon), with translation MSGPVPSRARVYTDVNTHRPREYWDYESHVVEWGNQDDYQLVRKLGRGKYSEVFEAINITNNEKVVVKILKPVKKKKIKREIKILENLRGGPNIITLADIVKDPVSRTPALVFEHVNNTDFKQLYQTLTDYDIRFYMYEILKALDYCHSMGIMHRDVKPHNVMIDHEHRKLRLIDWGLAEFYHPGQEYNVRVASRYFKGPELLVDYQMYDYSLDMWSLGCMLASMIFRKEPFFPCHDNYDQLVRIAKVLGTEDLYDYIDKYNIELDPRFNDILGRHSRKRWERFVHSENQHLVSPEALDFLDKLLRYDHQTRLTAREAMDHPYFYPIVKDQSRLGSSNMPSGSTPVSSASMMSGQSQPKSSNRDKSGISTVPTPSALGSLAGSPVISATNTLGTPVAATAGAPQ, from the exons GAACCAGGATGACTACCAGTTGGTGAGGAAACTTGGTCGGGGCAAGTACAGTGAAGTCTTCGAAGCCATTAATATCACCAATAATGAAAAAGTCGTTGTGAAAATTCTGAAG CCTGTGAAGAAGAAGAAAATTAAGCGTGAAATCAAGATTCTGGAGAACTTGAGAGGCGGCCCCAACATCATCACACTGGCTGACATAGTGAAAGATCCCGTG TCCAGAACGCCGGCACTGGTATTTGAACATGTCAATAATACAGATTTTAAG CAGTTATATCAGACTTTAACAGATTATGACATTAGGTTCTACATGTATGAAATATTAAAG GCGCTGGACTATTGCCATAGTATGGGTATAATGCACAGAGACGTCAAGCCGCATAATGTTATGATTGACCATGAGCACAGAAAG CTACGACTAATAGATTGGGGCCTCGCAGAGTTCTATCATCCGGGCCAGGAATACAATGTGAGAGTCGCCTCCAGATATTTCAAG GGGCCTGAGCTGCTTGTTGATTATCAG ATGTATGACTACAGTCTAGACATGTGGAGCTTGGGCTGTATGCTGGCCAGCATGATCTTTAGAAAGGAGCCCTTTTTTCCATGCCATGATAACTATGATCAG TTGGTGAGGATAGCCAAAGTACTGGGAACAGAAGATCTGTACGACTACATTGATAAATACAATATTGAACTGGATCCACGCTTCAATGATATCCTGGGCAG ACATTCCCGTAAGCGATGGGAACGCTTTGTGCACAGTGAGAATCAGCACTTGGTCAGTCCAGAAGCTTTGGATTTCCTGGATAAGCTGCTGCGGTATGACCACCAGACACGACTGACCGCTCGTGAAGCCATGGACCACCCTTACTTCT ACCCTATTGTGAAGGACCAGTCTCGATTGGGCTCCTCAAACATGCCCAGCGGCAGCACCCCAGTCAGTAGCGCCAGTATGATGTCAGGTCAGTCCCAGCCCAAGTCCAGTAACCGTGATAAGTCAG GGATTTCCACGGTGCCAACTCCCTCAGCTTTGGGTTCTCTAGCTGGATCACCCGTCATCTCTGCAACGAATACCCTTGGGACGCCCGTAGCAGCCACTGCCGGAGCCCCACAGTAG